A portion of the Aquicoccus sp. G2-2 genome contains these proteins:
- a CDS encoding pyridoxal phosphate-dependent aminotransferase, which produces MPFLSDTLSRVKPSPTIAVSNLAAELKAAGQDVIGLGAGEPDFDTPAHIKAAGTRAIEDGKTKYTAVDGIIELKQAICAKFKRDNNLDYEPAQISVGTGGKQILFNALMATLNPGDEVLIPAPYWVSYPDMVLLAGGTPVPVAATLENAFKITPEQLDAAITPQTKWFIFNSPSNPTGAGYSHAELKGLTDVLMKHPHVWVMTDDMYEHLSYDGFTFCTPAEVEPGLYPRTLTCNGVSKAYAMTGWRIGYAGGPTELIVAMRKIQSQSTSNPCSVSQWAAVEALTGDQTFLADWRQVFQRRRDLVVAMLSQIDGLTCPTPEGAFYVYPSIAGLIGKTTPKGTRITDDEVFAKTLLEDTGVAVVFGAAFGLSPCFRISYATSDSALTEACTRIQTFCANLT; this is translated from the coding sequence ATGCCATTCCTTTCCGACACGCTCTCCCGCGTCAAACCCTCCCCCACCATCGCCGTGTCCAACCTCGCCGCCGAATTGAAGGCCGCCGGGCAAGACGTCATCGGCCTCGGCGCCGGGGAGCCGGATTTCGACACCCCCGCCCATATCAAGGCCGCCGGAACGCGCGCGATTGAGGACGGAAAGACGAAATACACCGCCGTCGATGGCATTATCGAGCTGAAACAGGCGATCTGCGCCAAGTTCAAGCGCGACAACAACCTTGACTATGAACCGGCGCAAATTTCCGTCGGCACCGGCGGCAAGCAGATTCTGTTCAACGCGCTGATGGCCACGCTCAACCCCGGCGACGAGGTGCTCATCCCCGCCCCCTACTGGGTCAGCTACCCCGACATGGTGCTGCTGGCCGGTGGCACCCCGGTGCCGGTCGCCGCCACGCTGGAAAACGCCTTCAAGATCACACCTGAACAGCTTGACGCGGCCATCACCCCGCAAACCAAATGGTTCATCTTCAACTCTCCGTCGAACCCCACCGGCGCGGGCTATTCTCACGCCGAACTCAAAGGGCTGACCGATGTGTTGATGAAGCACCCGCATGTCTGGGTGATGACCGACGACATGTATGAGCACCTTTCCTATGACGGTTTCACCTTCTGCACCCCGGCGGAGGTCGAACCCGGCCTTTATCCGCGTACCCTCACCTGCAACGGCGTGTCCAAGGCCTATGCCATGACCGGCTGGCGCATCGGTTACGCGGGCGGCCCGACCGAACTGATTGTCGCCATGCGCAAAATTCAGTCGCAAAGCACGTCAAACCCCTGCTCCGTCTCGCAATGGGCGGCAGTCGAGGCGCTGACCGGCGATCAAACCTTCCTCGCCGACTGGCGGCAGGTCTTTCAACGCCGCCGCGATCTGGTGGTCGCCATGCTCTCGCAAATCGACGGCCTCACCTGCCCGACCCCGGAAGGCGCGTTCTATGTCTATCCTTCCATCGCCGGGCTGATCGGCAAAACCACGCCCAAGGGCACCCGGATCACCGATGACGAGGTGTTCGCCAAAACCCTGCTCGAAGACACCGGCGTCGCCGTGGTGTTCGGCGCGGCCTTCGGCCTCTCACCCTGCTTCCGGATCAGCTACGCCACCTCCGACTCCGCCCTGACAGAGGCCTGCACGCGCATTCAAACCTTCTGCGCCA
- a CDS encoding helix-turn-helix transcriptional regulator, whose translation MPDSDTLDNNAMTDGWFDPKSATFGDRVTGAREAAEMTQKELAKRLGVKLATLRGWEDDLFEPRANKLQMLAGLLNVSLTWLLDGVGHGVDAPGEEPLVSDDMQAVLGELRALKERANRTANRLGTLEKRLRRIVEEQAVG comes from the coding sequence ATGCCCGATTCAGATACACTCGACAACAATGCAATGACAGACGGCTGGTTCGATCCGAAAAGTGCCACGTTCGGCGACCGGGTGACCGGCGCGCGCGAAGCGGCGGAGATGACCCAGAAGGAACTGGCCAAGCGGTTGGGGGTGAAGCTTGCGACGCTGCGTGGCTGGGAAGATGACCTGTTTGAGCCGCGAGCGAACAAGCTGCAAATGTTGGCCGGGTTGTTGAATGTCTCGCTGACATGGCTGCTTGATGGGGTCGGGCATGGCGTGGATGCGCCGGGCGAAGAGCCATTGGTGAGCGATGACATGCAGGCTGTGCTGGGCGAGTTGCGCGCGCTGAAGGAGCGCGCGAACCGGACCGCGAACCGGCTGGGTACGCTGGAAAAGCGGCTGCGGCGGATCGTCGAGGAGCAGGCCGTTGGCTGA